The following coding sequences lie in one Arachis ipaensis cultivar K30076 chromosome B03, Araip1.1, whole genome shotgun sequence genomic window:
- the LOC107634818 gene encoding uncharacterized protein LOC107634818 isoform X2 gives MQLSFDAPPESPDVAANPNNEAEEENPELGALLSEQMRRHESFCEPNIKPDEINPITPEPLGENGDFAVHLHSPLTIEAKQLKLDSDSNGSPRTPKGSVFDPFAPGPDHLMRAPQEESLSDQEIFDSLCKDLMEVIVSNQTEVAYYCKTPPKLLPVFSASPGTCPRAPIKLKSGANPRNTNTEVGLCKKLEF, from the exons ATGCAGCTATCGTTTGATGCACCTCCTGAGTCCCCAGATGTTGCGGCAAACCCTAACAACGAAGCAGAGGAGGAGAACCCCGAACTCGG GGCTTTACTCTCGGAGCAGATGAGAAGACACGAGTCCTTCTGCGAACCCAATATAAAACCG GATGAGATTAATCCTATCACTCCTGAGCCTCTTGGAGAGAATGGAGACTTTGCCGTTCACCTTCATTCTCCCCTTACCATAGAAGCGAAACAACTCAAACTGGACTCTGATTCAAATGGTAGCCCTCGAACACCTAAAGGCAGTGTTTTTGACCCCTTTGCACCTGGTCCTGATCATTTGATGCGTGCGCCACAGG AAGAATCTCTTTCGGATCAAGAGATCTTTGACTCTTTATGCAAGGATCTTATGGAGGTCATTGTTTCAAATCAGACTGAGGTTGCTTATTATTGTAAGACGCCTCCTAAGCTTTTGCCGGTATTCAGTGCCAGCCCTGGTACTTGTCCTCGTGCACCTATCAAATTGAAATCAGGAGCCAATCCAAGGAATACGAATACTGAGGTGGGCTTATGCAAGAAGCTTGAGTTCTGA
- the LOC107634818 gene encoding uncharacterized protein LOC107634818 isoform X1, producing MQLSFDAPPESPDVAANPNNEAEEENPELGALLSEQMRRHESFCEPNIKPDEINPITPEPLGENGDFAVHLHSPLTIEAKQLKLDSDSNGSPRTPKGSVFDPFAPGPDHLMRAPQGKKYLELNIGVSRRLDFPHSHSLDASYDEEESLSDQEIFDSLCKDLMEVIVSNQTEVAYYCKTPPKLLPVFSASPGTCPRAPIKLKSGANPRNTNTEVGLCKKLEF from the exons ATGCAGCTATCGTTTGATGCACCTCCTGAGTCCCCAGATGTTGCGGCAAACCCTAACAACGAAGCAGAGGAGGAGAACCCCGAACTCGG GGCTTTACTCTCGGAGCAGATGAGAAGACACGAGTCCTTCTGCGAACCCAATATAAAACCG GATGAGATTAATCCTATCACTCCTGAGCCTCTTGGAGAGAATGGAGACTTTGCCGTTCACCTTCATTCTCCCCTTACCATAGAAGCGAAACAACTCAAACTGGACTCTGATTCAAATGGTAGCCCTCGAACACCTAAAGGCAGTGTTTTTGACCCCTTTGCACCTGGTCCTGATCATTTGATGCGTGCGCCACAGGGTAAAAAATATCTTGAATTAAATATCGGTGTTTCTAGGCGACTTGATTTTCCTCACTCTCACTCTCTTGATGCTTCCTATGATGAAGAAGAATCTCTTTCGGATCAAGAGATCTTTGACTCTTTATGCAAGGATCTTATGGAGGTCATTGTTTCAAATCAGACTGAGGTTGCTTATTATTGTAAGACGCCTCCTAAGCTTTTGCCGGTATTCAGTGCCAGCCCTGGTACTTGTCCTCGTGCACCTATCAAATTGAAATCAGGAGCCAATCCAAGGAATACGAATACTGAGGTGGGCTTATGCAAGAAGCTTGAGTTCTGA
- the LOC107634816 gene encoding probable LRR receptor-like protein kinase At1g51890, whose product MKWRCALFECCFACTTSDGSTEFDIKSQLPNLGYTALASACHHFHPSKNLGTRAYRKVYHGILEDFREVAIQRLSASEFQFIEKHVEGCRSRILSLLPHKNVVSVYGYSSNGKEFLLAHEYVPNGALHNHLHGQGSKRLTLPWDTRLDIAIDVANALAYLHSNGILHSQVTSHNILLDENLGAKVKNCLGSWQLARGPSGFVSHKVDTIHGRIGYLDPALLPMVEFCLNFKNDVYSFGVVLCELLSSKPSYKKSENLLNMELATFIISRIENNALEEILDPSLGFESDPAVKQMLTSVAVLAYQCLIYDVSLRPSMAQVLEGLKGIREQRRDLNLTADFKFETLTLAFFWDYMKSQFQIFSYDVLAKATNHFENYVGKGGFGTVYYGKLPQGYEVAIKRFHEKKEKTRKQFTTEVEILSLMRHQNLVSLYGRSSDDSDELLLVYEYVSNGSLSTYLHRNSGNKLPWATRLNIAIETASALAYLHHSGIIHRDVKPSNILLDKNLSAKVADFGLARFLPLGDLDFVTHVSTAPVGTPAYIDPEYFEFNKVSDKSDVYSYGMVLFQLISSMPSTVSQGPQLFTLANFAMGKILNNELEELVDPSLGFHSDNSVMETITAVAELAFQCVQHPKEFRPSMKQVLETLEGIKQGSWGFNQIT is encoded by the exons ATGAAGTGGAGGTGTGCCCTTTTTGAGTGCTGCTTTGCGTGCACTACTTCTGATGGATCGACCGAGTTTGATATTAAGTCACAGTTACCAAACTTGGGTTATACTGCACTTGCCAGTGCctgtcatcattttcatccatCCAAGAATCTTGGAACTAGAGCATATCGCAAGGTGTATCATG GTATACTAGAAGATTTTCGTGAAGTTGCAATCCAACGCTTATCGGCAAGTGAATTCCAATTCATTGAAAAGCATGTAGAAGGCTGCAGAAGCAGAATCTTAAGTCTTTTGCCGCATAAAAATGTGGTGTCTGTGTATGGGTACAGTTCTAACGGGAAAGAATTCCTGCTAGCACATGAGTACGTTCCAAATGGTGCTCTTCATAATCATCTTCATGGCCAAGGATCAAAGCGTCTCACGTTGCCATGGGATACCCGATTGGATATTGCTATTGATGTTGCCAATGCATTGGCATATCTTCACTCTAATGGCATCCTCCACAGCCAGGTAACATCCCACAATATTCTTCTGGACGAAAACTTAGGTGCAAAAGTTAAGAACTGTCTTGGATCATGGCAACTTGCCAGAGGCCCTTCTGGTTTTGTTTCACATAAAGTCGATACAATCCATGGGAGAATTGGTTATCTGGATCCAGCATTACTACCCATGGTAGAATTTTGTCTTAACTTCAAGAATGACGTATATAGTTTTGGGGTGGTGTTGTGTGAGCTTTTATCATCCAAGCCCTCGTACAAGAAGAGCGAAAACTTGCTAAACATGGAGCTTGCTACTTTCATAATCAGTAGAATTGAAAACAATGCGCTGGAGGAGATATTGGATCCAAGCCTTGGGTTTGAATCAGACCCTGCTGTAAAGCAGATGCTAACTTCTGTGGCAGTGCTAGCATATCAGTGCTTGATTTATGATGTGTCTCTAAGGCCATCCATGGCACAGGTGCTTGAGGGTTTGAAGGGCATCAGAGAACAGAGAAGGGACTTAAATTTGACTGCAG ATTTCAAGTTCGAAACTCTGACATTGGCGTTTTTCTGGGATTACATGAAGTCACAATTCCAAATCTTTTCTTATGATGTGCTTGCAAAAGCAACTAACCATTTTGAGAATTATGTTGGGAAAGGAGGCTTTGGGACTGTTTACTATG GGAAGCTCCCACAAGGATATGAGGTAGCAATCAAACGTTTCCATGAAAAGAAGGAGAAGACAAGAAAGCAATTCACGACAGAAGTTGAGATCCTAAGTCTGATGCGCCATCAGAATCTGGTCTCGCTGTATGGCCGCAGTTCTGATGACAGTGATGAACTCCTGTTAGTTTACGAGTATGTCTCCAACGGTTCTCTATCGACCTATCTCCATAGAAATTCTGGAAACAAACTACCATGGGCTACCAGATTAAATATTGCCATTGAGACTGCTTCTGCACTAGCCTATCTTCACCATTCTGGTATAATTCACCGCGATGTCAAACCCAGCAACATTCTCTTGGACAAGAATCTAAGTGCCAAAGTTGCAGATTTCGGCCTGGCGCGGTTTCTTCCACTTGGGGATCTTGATTTTGTTACTCATGTTTCTACTGCTCCAGTAGGAACCCCTGCTTATATAGATCCTGAGTACTTTGAATTCAATAAGGTGAGTGATAAAAGCGACGTATATAGCTATGGCATGGTTTTGTTTCAGCTCATATCATCCATGCCTTCCACTGTAAGTCAGGGGCCGCAGCTTTTTACTTTGGCTAACTTTGCAATGGGAAAGATCTTGAACAATGAGTTGGAAGAGCTTGTGGATCCAAGTCTTGGTTTCCACTCGGACAATAGTGTTATGGAAACTATAACTGCAGTGGCAGAGTTGGCATTTCAGTGTGTGCAGCATCCTAAAGAATTCAGGCCATCAATGAAGCAGGTCTTAGAGACTTTGGAGGGCATAAAGCAAGGCTCTTGGGGGTTCAACCAGATAACATAA
- the LOC107634014 gene encoding uncharacterized protein LOC107634014 produces MAGNSVYIIVLVYPNCRMRNDDNGVIFEYEDPILFRTQLVNTLSDLKSLILSKFGGIAVRDIGRVGYRLLAPIDNGVFRFRLFRLQGDEHVRLMFDIHGKIMAEQVMELSAEVGDSDRGGSIHSTYIQDDRPLAPPPIHVAIPVDEAEEGEEESDRDYVVDSTDSDSFKGGDEDEFVPETPAQTMARHVLPPPHPILTLSAMSSHYHSLDLDTMHERIPFSNTGEEGYNLDGGLEFRVGHKFKSREAVLQGVKNYSIRRSAEYRVIESDRLKYHMQCRQAENGCQWRLPVALRQNLRYWEVQRVGRAHSCVSRITAELPVVVDGEFIVGMEFSSREAVIKAMKDYTICRDVDYRVYELELMTFYAKCTQYGAGCDWLIRVTKMQKKYCWEIRRYNGSYTCIRSTISQDHSKLDVYRDTPNNQMLTDV; encoded by the exons ATGGCCGGTAACAGTGTATACATAATTGTGCTTGTTTATCccaattgtcgtatgagaaatGACGACAACGGGGTGATATTTGAGTACGAGGATCCGATATTGTTTCGAACTCAGCTTGTGAATACGTTGTCAGATTTGAAaagtttgatattgagcaagtTTGGTGGTATAGCAGTGAGGGATATCGGAAGGGTGGGGTACAGGTTGCTAGCACCCATAGATAACGGCGTATTCCGGTTTCGACTATTCCGACTTCAAGGGGACGAGCATGTGCGACTGATGTTCGACATCCATGGGAAGATCATGGCAGAACAGGTAATGGAGCTTTCCGCCGAGGTGGGAGATAGTGATCGTGGTGGTTCTATACACTCGACCTATATACAGGACGATCGACCTCTCGCACCACCGCCCATTCATGTCGCCATTCCAGTGGATGAGGCGGAGGAGGGCGAGGAGGAGTCGGACAGAGATTACGTGGTGGATAGCACGGACAGTGATTCTTTCAAAGGTGGCGATGAGGATGAGTTTGTGCCAGAGACGCCTGCCCAGACTATGGCGCGCCATGTGCTGCCTCCACCTCACCCAATTCTGACGCTATCAGCGATGTCAAGTCACTATCACAGTCTGGATCTAGACACCATGCATGAGAGGATTCCGTTTTCTAACACGGGTGAAGAGGGTTACAACCTAGACGGTGGGCTAGAGTTTCGGGTCGGCCACAAGTTCAAAAGCCGAGAGGCAGTGCTTCAgggtgtgaagaactacagtattcgCAGGAGTGCTGAGTACCGGGTTATCGAATCGGACCGGTTAAAGTACCATATGCAGTGCCGTCAAGCTGAAAATGGATGTCAATGGAGGCTTCCTGTGGCCCTTCGGCAAAACCTCAGATACTG GGAGGTTCAAAGGGTTGGTAGAGCGCACAGTTGTGTTTCGAGGATCACAG CAGAACTTCCTGTTGTGGTAGATGGTGAATTTATAGTGGGAATGGAATTCAGTTCGAGGGAGGCAGTAATCAAGGCAATGAAAGATTATACCATCTGTAGAGATGTAGACTATCGGGTGTATGAGTTGGAATTGATGACATTCTATGCTAAATGTACACAATATGGCGCAGGTTGTGATTGGCTGATCAGGGTTACCAAAATGCAGAAGAAGTATTGTTGGGAGATAAGGAGGTATAATGGTAGTTACACTTGTATCAGATCTACTATTTCTCAAGACCATTCGAAGCTGGATGTCTACCGTGACACTCCAAATAACCAAATGCTGACAGATGTCTAA
- the LOC107632074 gene encoding uncharacterized protein LOC107632074 — protein sequence MLGTALQFRGVRGEDRFYIPVKARKNQNQRKQLHRPKNASGPETTDSAPKTKLLDSENNNSNDESLCSLSKPSPCESVETASNIDRFLESTTPLVPAQYFSKTTMRGWKTCDVEYQSYFTLDDLWESFKEWSAYGAGVPLLLDQNESVVQYYVPYLSAIQLYGQSSQKSSAKPRYTSEDSDGDYYRDSCSDESSDYEYGKRTDQFIGQSSQYLTGDVSLGMSRLSVHDKPNTIQEGFSSDDSETGNPQDLVFEYFEPDPPYSREPLADKVLYLARHYPGLKSLRSCDLLPASWMSVAWYPIYRIPTGPTLKDLDACFLTYHTLHTPSTGGGRTPAPVLVYPNEMDGIPKISLSTFAMASYKLKGSMWMKKGVGEGQLVNSLFQAADNWLRLLQVNHPDYQFFKSWRRTTGEVN from the exons ATGCTGGGAACTGCACTGCAatttaggggtgttcgcggtgagGATCGGTTCTACATTCCGGTGAAGGCAAGGAAGAATCAGAATCAGCGCAAACAGCTTCACAGACCCAAGAACGCTTCTGGACCTGAAACTACTGATTCAGCTCCGAAGACTAAGCTTCTAGATTCCGAGAATAACAATTCCAATGATGAATCTTTGTGTTCTTTGTCAAAGCCATCTCCTTGTGAATCTGTAGAAACTGCTAGTAACATTGATAGGTTCTTGGAGTCCACAACTCCATTAGTCCCCGCACAGTATTTCTCAAAG ACAACAATGAGAGGTTGGAAAACTTGTGATGTTGAGTATCAGTCTTATTTCACGCTTGATGATCTGTGGGAGTCATTCAAGGAGTGGAGCGCGTATGGTGCAGGAGTGCCCTTGCTTCTTGATCAGAATGAATCTGTTGTACAATATTATGTACCTTATTTGTCAGCCATCCAACTGTATGGTCAATCTTCTCAGAAGTCAAGTGCTAAGCCAAG GTACACCAGTGAAGACAGTGATGGTGATTATTACAGAGATTCATGTAGCGATGAAAGCAGTGATTATGAATATGGGAAAAGGACTGATCAGTTTATAGGACAGAGTAGTCAATATCTTACAGGTGATGTTTCTTTAGGAATGAGCAGGCTTTCTGTACATGATAAGCCCAATACAATACAAGAAGGCTTTTCCAGTGATGACAGTGAAACTGGAAATCCTCAGGATCTAGTTTttgagtattttgaaccagatcCTCCTTATAGCCGTGAACCATTGGCTGACAAG GTACTATATCTTGCACGCCACTATCCTGGCCTAAAGTCATTAAGAAGTTGTGATTTATTGCCAGCTAGTTGGATGTCTGTGGCATG GTATCCTATATATCGAATACCCACAGGTCCAACATTAAAAGATTTAGATGCCTGCTTTCTTACATACCATACACTACATACACCCTCAACAG GTGGTGGTCGTACTCCGGCTCCCGTATTGGTTTATCCCAATGAGATGGATGGCATACCAAAGATTTCATTGTCCACTTTTGCAATGGCCTCCTATAAGTTAAAGGGATCCATGTGGATGAAAAAAGGAGTTGGTGAGGGTCAACTGGTGAATTCCCTCTTTCAGGCTGCAGATAACTGGTTAAGGCTTCTTCAGGTGAACCACCCAGATTAT